The Dunckerocampus dactyliophorus isolate RoL2022-P2 chromosome 13, RoL_Ddac_1.1, whole genome shotgun sequence genome window below encodes:
- the LOC129192866 gene encoding transmembrane protein 179: MALDNLIFAQCILYFLSFVFGFIAVVPLSENTEDFGGKCLLFTRGMWQNENITVSKQRFIVEEWGPESSCSFITFVGIASLILSAVQAWRLLFFLCKGHDDSIFNAFLNLLISSLVVFTVFLSSTMVSVGFNLWCDSITEGGNMPSSCEDLQDTDLELGVNNSAFYDQFAIAQFGLWAAWLTWLGIAVLAFLKVYHNYRQEDLLDSLIHEKDLLLGRSSSRHGSDLKTGLI; the protein is encoded by the exons ATGGCCCTCGACAATTTAATTTTCGCCCAATGCATTCTCTATTTTTTGTCCTTTGTGTTCGGTTTCATCGCCGTGGTGCCGCTGTCCGAAAACACGGAggattttggggggaaatgtcTGCTGTTCACGCGTGGGATGTGGCAGAATGAGAACATCACCGTGTCGAAGCAGCGATTCATCGTGGAGGAGTGGGGACCCGAGTCGTCCTGCAGCTTCATCACTTTTGTCGGGATAGCCTCCCTCATCTTGTCCGCAGTGCAGGCTTGGAGGCTGCTCTTCTTCCTGTGCAAAGGACACGACGA CTCCATCTTCAATGCCTTCCTCAACCTGCTGATCAGCTCCCTGGTGGTCTTCACCGTCTTCCTGTCCAGCACCATGGTCAGTGTGGGCTTCAACCTGTGGTGCGACTCCATCACAGAGGGAGGCAACATGCCCAGCAG TTGCGAGGACCTGCAGGACACTGATCTAGAGCTGGGTGTGAACAATTCCGCTTTCTATGACCAGTTTGCTATAGCTCAG TTTGGCTTGTGGGCTGCATGGCTCACCTGGCTGGGGATCGCTGTGCTGGCCTTCCTCAAGGTCTACCACAACTACAGGCAAGAAGACCTGCTGGACAGTCTCATCCACGAAAAGGACCTGCTGCTGGGACGCTCTTCGTCTCGTCACGGCTCTGACCTCAAAACCGGCCTCATCTAG